Below is a genomic region from Novosphingobium sp. EMRT-2.
GCAAATTCAGCAGCCGCTAACCGGCTGATGGATCGACTGGAATATCTTCAAAGGTTCGATCTTCCGGCGGATTTGCTGGACGGCGTGCCGGCGCATCGTGTGACCCGGCTTCGCCGGCAGGGCGAGCGCTATTACGCCGACGGCATGCGTGATCTGCCCGAAGACAGGCGGCTTGCGATCCTCGCTGTCTGCACCCTGGAATGGCGGTCATCGCTGGCCGATGTCATCGTGGAGACCCACGATCGCATCGTAGGCCGTCTCTATCGGGCCTCCGAACGCCTTTGCAACACCAGGATCGCCGACGAAAAGGCGGCCGTTCGGGACACGCTGAAGTCCTTTGCCGAAATCGGTGGTGCTTTGCTTGGAGCGCAGGACGATGGCACGGCCCTGGACGGGATAATCGCCACCGGGCCTGGCTGGGAACGGTTCAGAACCCTTGTCGCCACGGCCTCCGCGCTGACCAACGTGCTCGCGGCCGACCCGCTCAGCCGTGTGCTGGACGGCTATCACCGTTTCCGCCTCTACGCGCCCAGGATGCTGCGCCTGCTCGACATGCAGGCGGCGCCGATCGCCACGCCTCTTCTGGCGGCCGTTGCGATGCTGCGTAACGGGATCAAGGTCGATCCGCCGGTGGATTTTCTACGTCCCAACTCGAAATGGCATCGTCATCTTCGCGCTGAGCCCAGCGGCGACCACCGGCTTTGGGAAATCGCGGTGCTGTTCCACATCCGCGACGCCTTCCGGTCCGGTGACATATGGTTGGCGGGATCGCGCCGCTATGGCGACCTCAAGCAGCTTCTGGTCCCGCCACAGGCGATAGAGCAGACCGCGCGGCTCGCCGAGCCGCTGCGACCCGGCGAATGGCTGGCCGAGCGCAGGGCTCGACTGGATACACGGCTGAAGGAGTTTGGCCGCGCGGCGCGAACCGGCACGATCCCAGGCGGCATCATCGAGAACGGCAAGCTGCACATCGACAAGCTGAGGGCCGACACGCCCGAAGGGCCGAGGATCTCGTGCTCGATCTCTATCAACAGCTCCCGCCCGCGAGGATCACCGATCTGTTGCTGGAAGTCGATGAGCGAACCGGATTTTCCGAGGCGTTCACGCATCTGCGCACCGGCGCGCCCTGCAGCGACCGGATCGGCCTGATGAACGTGTTGCTGGCGGAAGGCGTCAATCTCGGTTTGCGCAAGATGGCGGCGGCGACCAACACGCACAGCTTCTGGGAATTGCTGCGGATCGCGCGCTGGCATGTCGAAGGCAGCGCCTATGATCGGGCGCTCGCCATGATCGTGGAGGCCCACGCCGCCCTGCCCATGGCCGCCTTCTGGGGACAAGGGCAATCGGCATCCAGCGACGGGCAGTTCTTCCTTGCTAACGAGCAGGGCGAGGCGATGAATCTGATCAACGCGAAATATGGCAACGTCCCGGGCCTCAAGGGATACAGCCATGTGTCCGATCAATATGCGCCGTTCGCAACCCAGGTGATCCCGGCAACGGTCAGCGAGGCTCCCTATATCCTGGACGGGCTGCTCATGAATGACGCGGGCCGCCGCGTTCGCCAGCATTTTGCCGACACGGGCGGCTTCACCGATCATGTGTTCGCCGCCTGCGCCTTGCTGGCGTCACCTCAAGCTTTGTACGCTGAACAACGATTTTCCGGACATAATGTGAACATTGGTGTCAGGCAGCGGCGCGAAGGTACTGGTAGAGGGTTTCGCGGCTGATGCCCATGTCGCGCGCGATGGTCGCCTTGCGTTCACCGGCGGCAACGCGGCGGTGCAGATCGGCAATCATCTCATCCGAGAGCGACCGTTTCCGCCCCCGATAGGCGCCGCGCTGCCGAGCGATCGCAATGCCTTCGCGTTGCCGTTCGCGGATCAGGGCGCGCTCGAACTCAGCAAACGCACCCATGACCGAGAGCATCAGATTGGCCATCGGGGAGTCCTCCCCCGAGAAGGACAGGCTTTCCTTCTCAAACTCGATCCGGATACCTCGCTTGGTGAGGCCCTGGACCAGCTTGCGCAGGTCATCCAGATTGCGGGCCAACCGATCCATGCTGTGGACGACGACGGTATCGCCTTCGCGGGCGAAAGTGAGCAGAGCCTCAAGCTGGGGGCGGTTGACGTCCTTGCCCGATGCCTTGTCGGTGAAGGTCCGATCGAGCGACTGACCTTCCAATTGGCGATCCACATTCTGATCGAACGTGCTGACCCGGACATAGCCGATCCGTTGCCCCTTCACTGCGCACTCTCTCCATCAAAATGTCAGGTTGAAATCTATGATACGCAACGACATTCGTCAACAAATTCCGTTTAGTACCCTAATCTGACAGAAACCGCGGTAGCGCCCTGACGTCCGGTTAGGCTATACTCCAAGCTGACATCACAAAATCAAATCCCTCAAAGATGGCGTCAATTGCCTTGATGGGGTAAAAACTGGAGTGCTTCCAGGATGGGACATTCGGCAACGTCATCTCCAGTGCATCTGGCTAACGTGGTCGCCAGCGTCACCTCTATCTTCTGCAAATCTGCAATGCGGCGGCGGACATCTTCAAGGTGGAGTTCGGTTCTCGCCATAACCTCCGCGCAGGTTTGTGCACCGGTATCGGTGAGCGACAACAATGACCGTATCTCATCCATTGCATAGCCAAGGTCGCGCGCGCGCAGGATGAACTGCAACCTTTGCACCAGTTCCGGCGAATAGACGCGGTAGCCGTTGGAACTGCGAGGCGGCCCCGGCAGCAATCCCACCTTCTCGTAATAGCGGATGGTTTCGAGATTGCAGCCTGTTTTCCGGGCAAGCTGGGCACGCAAGATGCCGACCTGTTGCTCCATGAAAATACCTCTTGAGTCTGTAGTGGCTACAGAGCCTACACTGCGAATCACTCAGTTGGAACAAGGGATTCAAGCCATGGTCTCAACGCCGGAAGCGGGACAGCCAGCCCTCACCGAAAACCACGAGCCGAAGCAGGCAAACTGGGTTGCGGCGGGCGCATTGATCGGCGCGGGGCTCGCCTCGGCTTGCTGCGTCGTCCCGCTACTGTTGGTTATGCTCGGAATTTCCGGCGCGTGGATCGCCAACCTGACGGCGCTCGAACCTTACAAGCCCTATGTCGCAGGCGTAACGCTCGCGCTGCTCGGCTACGGCTTCTGGCATGTCTATTTCAAGCCGAAACCGCCCTGTGAAGACGGTTCCTACTGCGCTCGTCCACAATCGGCTTGGACCACCAAGGCGGTGCTGTGGCTGGGCCTTGCCGTCGCCATCCTGGCGCTCACCATCGACTGGTGGGCACCCTGGTTCTATTGAAAGGAAATACCCATGAAAAAGACAGTATGTATCGCTATGGCCGTGCTGGCTATGGCTGGCGGCGGGGTCGCCTATGCAGTTAGTGGCACGGCGCAAGATCGCCCCGCGGCTACCGCAACCGCTCAGAAGCAAACCACCTTTGCCATAGAGAACATGACCTGCGCCACCTGCCCGATCACCGTGAAGAAGGCGATGGAAGGCGTCGCCGGGGTAACGGCGGTCACGGTCGATTTCGCAGCCAAGACCGCGCGCGCAACCTATAACCCGCGCCGCACCAATGCTGCTGCGATTGCCGCTGCATCAACCAACGCGGGTTATCCGGCGCGCGCTATTCAAAACTGAGCGGGGCGCCGCCAGCGCCTCAAGAAAGCGATAAGCAATGAACGACTGTTGCAACCGCCCCGGGCAGGAAGGATTTGACGTGGCCGTCATCGGCGCGGGTTCTGCCGGGTTCTCCGCCGCGATCGCCGCTGCCGATCTGGGCGCGAAAGTGGCGCTCGTCGGTCACGGCACGATTGGCGGCACCTGTGTCAATGTTGGCTGCGTTCCTTCCAAGACGCTGATCCGCGCCGCCGAAGCGGTGCATGGTGGGCTTGCCGCCGCGCGCTTTCCCGGCCTTGGGGGCGCTGTCCAGATGGATGACTGGTCCGTATTGGCGGCGTCGAAGGACGATCTTGTCACGACGCTGCGCCAAAAAAAATATGTCGATCTGCTGCCCGCCTATGACGGTGTGAGCTATATCGAGGGCAAGGCACGCTTTGCCGATGGTGCGCTGATTGTCGGCGATGCGCCCATGAAGGTCGGCAAGGTCATATTGGTGATGGGTGCGCACGCCGCCGTGCCGCCGATTCCGGGGATGGACAGCGTGCCCTACCTAACCAGCACATCGGCGCTGGCGCTGGATCGCTTGCCCAAATCGCTGCTGGTGATCGGTGGCGGGGTGATCGGGGTAGAACTGGGACAGATGTTTTCGCGTCTGGGCGTTGATGTCACCATCTGCTGCCGAAGCCGCCTGCTCCCCGAAATGGACCCGGAAGTGAGTGCCGCGCTGAAAAACTATTTGGAAGCCGAGGGCGTGCGGGTTTGCGCAGGTGTCGGCTATCAGCGTATCGCCCAAACACAGAGCGGGGTCGAATTGACCTGCGAGGGGCATTGTGACACCGTCGCGGCGGAACAGGTGCTCATCGCCACCGGACGCCGACCCAATAGCGACGGGCTTGGGCTGGAGGAGCGCGGCATAGTGCTTGCCCGTAATGGTGGAATCGTCGTCGATGACCACCTCGAAACGTCGGTTCCAGGCATTTACGCGGCGGGCGATGTAACGGGACGGGACCAGTTCGTCTACATGGCCGCCTATGGCGCAAAACTGGCCGCGCGCAACGCGGTGACGGGCAACCAATACCGCTACGACAATTCCTCCATGCCATCCGTCGTCTTCACCGACCCGCAAGTCGCCAGCGCCGGCCTCACTGAAACGACAGCACGGGCGCAAGGCCTGGACATCAAGGTTTCGCTGCTCCCGCTCGATGCTGTGCCAAGGGCACTGGCAGCACGCGATACGCGGGGTCTCATCAAACTGATTGCCGACAAGGCGAACGACCGTTTGCTGGGCGGCCAGATCATGGCACCCGAAGGCGCGGATTCGATCCAGACACTGGTGCTGGCGATCAAACACGGCATGACCACCCTGGAATTGGGTGCAACGATATTTCCTTACCTGACCACTGTGGAAGGCCTCAAACTGGCGGCCCAAACGTTTGATAAGGATGTCGCCAAACTGTCTTGCTGCGCCGGGTGATTGCTCGGGGATCAACCGGCAACGAATGGCCTCCCTCCAGTGCAAGCCGCTTTGGTGTCAATTTTGTTATTCGCCTCAGCGGGAGAGCAAAATGGCACGACGCCGACTTCTGACCGGAGACGAGCGCCGGCGCCTGTTCGATCCTCCTGTCCAAGAAACCGCGATCATTGGGCATTATACCCTTTCTGCGGAAGATGTTGAATTGGTTGGGCGCCGCTATGGTCCAGCAAATCGCCTCGGTCTGGCTGCACAAATCGCTTTGATGCGACATCCCGGCTTTGGTCTGCAACCCGAGATCGGGCTTCCCGACGTCATTCTTCAGTACCTCGCGGCACAGTTATTCGTCGATCCTTCCTCCTTCTCTGCATATGGTCAGCGCGCGCAAACCCGTACCGATCATGCCGATCTCGTGGCGCGTTATCTTGGCATACGCCCGTTTCGACGCGGCGACCTGGCACTTGCCCTGAATCTTGCCGCGCAAGCCGCCGAGTATACAGACAGAGGTGAACCGATTGTTCGCGCCCTCATGGTTGGCCTGAAGGGTGAGCGGTTCATTCTTCCGTCAGGCGACACACTGGAACGCGCCGGTCTTGCTGGCCGGGCACGCGCACGCAAAGCTGCCGCAGCCGCAATCGTCGAAGGCCTCAGCTCTGCTGAACTGACACGGCTAGACGAACTCGTAATCAACAACCCGGATTTCGGCATGACACCGCTGGCGTGGTTGCGTAATTTCGAAGAAGCCCCGACTGCGGCCAATATCAATGGCTTGCTTGAGCGCCTGCGCTATGTTCGCGGCATAGGTATCCACCCGGTAGTTGGGGGCGCCATTCCGGAATTCCGCTTTGCCCAATTTGTCCGCGAGGGCGGCGTGGCACCGGCATTCCTGCTTTCGGATTACAGCGTCAATCGCAGGCGGGCGACGTTGACGGCCGCAGTGATCGACCTTGAGGCCAGACTTGCCGATGCCGCGATCCAAATGTTTGACCGACTTATCGGCGGCATGTTCACGCGCGCGCGGCGTGGGCGCGAGCGTCGCTACCAAGATAGTATTCAGTCGGTGGGGCAACTCATGCGGCTGTTTGGCGCCACGATTACAGCACTTGATGAGGCTGTCCAGAATGGCGGCGATCCGCTCGAATTGATTGACGAAGCGGTGGGCTGGCACCGGCTTGTTGCGGCAAAGGCCCAAGTAGATGCCCTTGCTGATCTTGCCGGCGAGGACGCACTGGTAACGGCAACCGAGCGTTACGCCACGCTACGGCGTTTCAGCCCGGCATTTCTGGACGCCTTCACCTTCAAGGCGTCTGGAACAGGGACGGCACTGATCAAAGCCATCGATGTCATTCGCGATGCGAACACACGAAAGTCGCGCGACCTTCCCGATGGCGTTCCACTGCCATTCCCCAATCGGCAGTGGAAGCGTCTCATCACCGAAAGCGGCCGTATCGACCGCCGACGTTATGAAATTGCGATCATGGCAACCTTGCGTGATCGTTTGCGCGCCGGTGATGT
It encodes:
- a CDS encoding heavy-metal-associated domain-containing protein; amino-acid sequence: MKKTVCIAMAVLAMAGGGVAYAVSGTAQDRPAATATAQKQTTFAIENMTCATCPITVKKAMEGVAGVTAVTVDFAAKTARATYNPRRTNAAAIAAASTNAGYPARAIQN
- the merA gene encoding mercury(II) reductase, producing MNDCCNRPGQEGFDVAVIGAGSAGFSAAIAAADLGAKVALVGHGTIGGTCVNVGCVPSKTLIRAAEAVHGGLAAARFPGLGGAVQMDDWSVLAASKDDLVTTLRQKKYVDLLPAYDGVSYIEGKARFADGALIVGDAPMKVGKVILVMGAHAAVPPIPGMDSVPYLTSTSALALDRLPKSLLVIGGGVIGVELGQMFSRLGVDVTICCRSRLLPEMDPEVSAALKNYLEAEGVRVCAGVGYQRIAQTQSGVELTCEGHCDTVAAEQVLIATGRRPNSDGLGLEERGIVLARNGGIVVDDHLETSVPGIYAAGDVTGRDQFVYMAAYGAKLAARNAVTGNQYRYDNSSMPSVVFTDPQVASAGLTETTARAQGLDIKVSLLPLDAVPRALAARDTRGLIKLIADKANDRLLGGQIMAPEGADSIQTLVLAIKHGMTTLELGATIFPYLTTVEGLKLAAQTFDKDVAKLSCCAG
- a CDS encoding recombinase family protein, producing MKGQRIGYVRVSTFDQNVDRQLEGQSLDRTFTDKASGKDVNRPQLEALLTFAREGDTVVVHSMDRLARNLDDLRKLVQGLTKRGIRIEFEKESLSFSGEDSPMANLMLSVMGAFAEFERALIRERQREGIAIARQRGAYRGRKRSLSDEMIADLHRRVAAGERKATIARDMGISRETLYQYLRAAA
- a CDS encoding helix-turn-helix domain-containing protein, which translates into the protein MEQQVGILRAQLARKTGCNLETIRYYEKVGLLPGPPRSSNGYRVYSPELVQRLQFILRARDLGYAMDEIRSLLSLTDTGAQTCAEVMARTELHLEDVRRRIADLQKIEVTLATTLARCTGDDVAECPILEALQFLPHQGN
- a CDS encoding mercuric transporter MerT family protein, translated to MVSTPEAGQPALTENHEPKQANWVAAGALIGAGLASACCVVPLLLVMLGISGAWIANLTALEPYKPYVAGVTLALLGYGFWHVYFKPKPPCEDGSYCARPQSAWTTKAVLWLGLAVAILALTIDWWAPWFY